The following is a genomic window from Neurospora crassa OR74A linkage group III, whole genome shotgun sequence.
AAAAAAATTAGCGAGAGATTCCCTATAGAGTGGTTGaaagatggaggagttgaTGCTCACCAAGTAACTATTAACAAGGGGTATATAAGGTATGAGTGCGTAGTGTGGTAGTAAAAAGACACCATCTACTATCTAGCAGTTACTGTAAAAAGATGAAGCAAACAACGCCGCGTTCCCAAAGCGATTTGAAATGCAACCACCGCCCAAATAATTTTCTCCGTAAACCAGTCATTCATGCCCTTCTTGAAACCTTTTCGTTTTTCCCCCGATTTTTGCAatgcgctgctgctgctggtgctgtgcCCAAATGCTGATGTTCACGTCATCAGAGGGGACAGTCTTGAGCGGTAACCAaagttggtgatgttttCGTCGAACCGAAGGGTGTGCTGCTGACCCCGGGTATTGTGACTGGCCTCGAAACCGGTGGCTGTCACAGTAGTCCTCCTCTTGAATTGGATCCATGCCCTTCGCTGCGGGCAACTCCTATGCATCGTCATCGTTGTACTCTTGCCTTCGTTTGTCGATAATCTAGAAGTGAGCGCCGTTGATACTCCCGTTGGCGAAGCCGGCATCCTGGAGGATCTCCTTGGTGATCTGGTCGAGGCAGCCGATGGCAGCGGCAACGAAGCCGAGGAAGGGGCGAGAGGGGTCGAGGACACGGCTGGTGTACTCGGGGTGGTACTGAACACCGACGTAGTAAGGGTGGTCCTTGATCTCGACAACCTCCATGCGCTCGCCGGAGTCGTCCTTgccgatgaagatgaggccAGATTGCTCGAGTTTCTCGATGTAGTCGGGGTTGACCTCGTAACGGTGACGGTGACGCTCCtcgatggtggtggcctcGCCGTAGAGAGCACGGAGCTTGCTGAACTCAGAGCCGGGCTGGAAGTGAGTGGAACGGGTGCCGAGACGCATGGTACCGCCAAGCTTCTCCTTGGAACCCTCGGgcatgaagatgatgacgcGGTGCTCAGCGTTAGCATCGAACTCCTCAGAGGTGGCATCCTTGAGCTCGCAGAGGTTGCGGGCAGCCTCGATGACGGCAACCTGCATACCAAGGCAGACACCGAGGAAGGGGGTCTTTTGCTCACGAGCCCACTGGGCAGCACGGATCATACCCTCGGTACCACGGTGACCGAAGCCGCCGGGGACGAGAATGCCCTTGGCGACGCAAACATCGTGCCAAGCCTTGTGGTACTTGGTGGGATCCTCCTTCTGGGTCTTCTCCTCGAGGTGCTCAGAGTCAACCCAGATGAGGTTGAGCTTGCGGCCACAGCGCATGGCGGAGTGCTCAAGAGCCTTGATGACGGAAAGGTAAGCATCGTGAAGCTCAACGTACTTGCCGACCAAGACGATGTCGACGGTCTCGGCGTAACCGAGGGGAACAATCTTCTGCCACTTGGCCCAGACCTCCTGGCCCTGGCTGACACGGGCGGGGGAGAGCTTGACGTCGTCGAGCTTCAGGGTCTCCTTAAGTTCCCTGAGCAGACCCTGCTcctcaaggagaagaggcACCTGGTAGATGGTGGGCATATCGCGGACGGCAAGGACCTGGTTGACCTCGACCTGGCAGCTGGAAGCGACCTTGTTGATGGTGCCCTGCTCAAGGGGCTTCTCACAACGGCACGCAATCTGCGGAATGGAGTTAGCAGGCAAGAATCACCAGACTACTGATGAGGATACTGACCAAGTCGGGAATGAGACCAGCACTCCTGACGCTCTTGACAGCGTGTTGGGTAGGCTTCGTCTTCTGCTCGCCGTTGACGACAGGGACGTAAGAGACGTGGATGTTGATGAAGTTGTTCTTGCCAGCTCTGTGACGAAGCTGGGTGAGGGCCTCAACGAAAGGCATGCTCTCAATATCACCGACAGTACCACCCTATTGAGGGTTAGCAGACGCCATGACTGATGAATGGACAGTGGACCAACATACCAACTCGATAATGCAGACATCGGGCTCCTCGCCAGACTTGTCGACAGGTACCCTGGAGACACGGTTGATGGTGTCGATGATCGCGTCGATAACGTGGGGTACAACCTGGACGGTGCGGCCGAGGTACTTGCCCTTGCGCTCGTTCTCGATGACCTGCTGGTAGACCTTgccggtggtgatgttgttgtcgcGGGCAAGGTCGACACCGAGGTAACGCTCGTAGTTGCCGAGATCCAGATCGGTCTCGCCACCGTCATGAAGGACGAAGCACTCGCCGTGCTCCTTGGGGTTCATGGTACCGGCATCAACGTTGATGTAGGGGTCAATCTTGATGGCAGTGACCTTGAGGCCGAGGGTCTTGAGAAGGAGACCGCATGATGAGGCTATTGATTGGTGTTAGTGGATTTAGCCCGAAATAACATGTGATAGACGGGCctgttcatcatcatcatatgCATCCTTGAGAGGATGTTGAAGTGATGTCACAGATACACGCCAAACTCATGAATTTTTCTCTTTTACTTGGCATGCACCCAATTTGAGTGACTCGATGCGTATGAGTGAGATTGAGGATGATTGTGGTGGTTGCTCCCCATTAATAGGTTGAGAAGAGAGGGACTGCCTACCAATAATTCCCTTGCCAACTCCACTCACAACACCTGAAGGACGCAGACAAGTTAGACCAGTGTTCACATGAGGTAATTATTTGTTTATTGTCTATGTTTACATACCTCCTGACACCAGAACGAACTTCATCTTGGGCGATGATGGCATTGCGCTAATGACGACAAGAGGGACCTTGGGTGGATTGACGGGCCACTCGATGGGATCGATACTGGAATAAGGAAATGAAGCGAGTAAAAAGAGTATGGACAGGCAACGGATGGGAAAAGGGATGTCGTCAACGGTGAAGTCACTCAAAGTTTGGTGTCGCTGTCGCCCGCGTGTTGCagcgggaagaaaaaaaaattgggaATGGAGAATGGAGGGGCTCCAGCGGCGAACCGATAAGGTGCTCCCTGGCGCTCCGTGCACAGACCACTTTCCTCGCCGAGACTTTCACGGTCGCAAACTGAACCCGGCCGATGGATGGGTGGGCGACGCTGAGTGCTGAGACCCGGGCCTTCACTGCCCTGCCGTGGAACACTTCACTCTCCATCGATCAACCTGGCTGGCGCGCCTCATGCGAACGTCTCGGATCGGGAACAGGTCTGGAACATTACAGGCACCCATCAGGCAGCCCTCCAGGCAGCGCCCACCCGGTCTCAGGTTCAGTCCCGAGATGGAACGCCGGACCTGGCCGGACACACAGACGGATTTTGGATTGTCCGAGCGACGGGCGATCCAGGCACCGGCGTTGTGGGGTCACAGCGGTGCACAATCCGTCCCCGACCCGACCGCTTGTCGCCGGGACCTTCCCGTTACATTCGGCAAACAGTCATCGGCCGTTGTGACGACACGTTATTACACACAGTCGGGTCACATGCCGAAATAACAAGATTCAGACCGATGACATGACTCCAATTCAATTCCCCCACTCCGTATCTACATAGCGCTTTCACCCAAACAATAGGGTAACTGCATACAACAACTTGGTATCTCCTCCTAATGATTGACGCCCGTAGTGGGCTAATGCATGCGCATCATCAAAACAATCGCTTGCGACTGATGCGACCAGCACACCAGCCGCCATGATCATAAATCACAACTTCCACTCCAACTCATTTacctcgtcctccttcccttcttccctcagACCCTCCCAAACCCATTCCAAAACCCTCTCCCACACCCAATTCCCATCATGTTCCCTCTCCATCAACCCCTTCACTTCTTCCATCGCTTTGGGGTCATTCAAATCCCAGCCCCACCATCTCGCCGCATCTCTAATCTTGAGCTTCGCCGCCTTTGCGTCCTTCTCCGGATGTCCTTGAAACGTCAAGACGCTGTTATCGTGTGAGAGGAGACATTCATTGTTGGCGAGTAATTGGTGAAAATTGCGTGGGGTAGAGATAAGCTGGCGacgatggtgttgatgaagTCTCAGCGAGCTCTTATTTTCCTCTGCTTTTCCTCctgctgttgatggtggcCCTCGGTCATTGAAAAATCGTAACCCGGCGGGGGTGAGTTTCGAGTCTGTTACTCCTAGCTGTTTTCCATCACATCAGGGCATAAGTTAGCATTTCCCATTTTGCCAATATTTTCTTTCACATCACCATTATTAGATTggaagaatttaaagtaacATACCTCAGGCAACCTCATCTCCCctacctcccctcctcccatcaCCAGCCCCAGCGTCTGATGTCCCCAACAAACCcccaccatcttcttctttggccATTCCCTTCTCGTCTGCCGTACAAATTCATGCACCCTCAAAATCCACGCATGTCTTTTCCTCGGATCAGCATTTCCTCCTCCGATAACAATCAGGTCAAATTCCGCCGGATCAGGCAGGAACTCTTTcatcctgctgctgctgcttggctTATTATCTCTCGCGTCGTCAACCCTAGTACGTCTAGTAGCCTCGCTCTTtggaccaccaccatcagaCTCAGAGTCGTCCGAAGAGGACCGACCCCCAAACCCGTTCGAACAATCAGACGACAAGGCCCCGTTCGACAACTCCGCAGACCCCCCATTATTACCCCCGCCGTCGTTGTAACATCCGTCCCGCTCGTTGTGAGGACCCTGGGAACAGCAGTAAAAGTTGTCGGCTGGGTAGAAAAATGATAAAGCAGGCTGAAAGCGGCAGGTTGGGGATTGCGTTAAGGAGGCGAAGCAGCGTGTGTAGGAGTCGCGGATGGAGGAGATGTGTGGGGAGCGGTACgagttgaggaggatggcgattCGCAAGGGGattttggttggttggttttcGGGTGTGTCGTTGGTGTTGTCTtgattgtggttgtggttgtggttttGGCGAGGGTTGACCTCGTGGTGAAGAGTACCTCTCGGGGAGTCGGTTGGGACGGTCATGTTGAATGGCCGCTTGGATGGGTGgtgttttccctttctttttttcgtaAACAAGTCAGCTAAGTAAGTTGATGGCGCTGGATCGTGAAGTCGGGTTTATAAAGtgggaaggagggaaagCTTCTTTTTAAGAGTCTTGCTTGCTTTCTTTCGTAAGCAGATGAATGATCGATCAGGGGGAGGCTTATAACCGGCTATAGTAACCGAGTTACATGAAGTGAGCTTAATAGCTGTTGCCAATGCGTTGCTCCTTTAATGTATTTAGatccctacctctacttttcAGGCAAGCATTCATTCGATACAAAACCGACAAAGGCTGGGGGGAAGGGAACCCTTGTTTTGGAGCTGGAGAGAAGAATACTTGGCAAGAGCACGGCAGTTAACACTTGATGATGATCCATCTCAAGTCACACCAAAGCACACCAAGCAATGGCTGAATAGGAGAATAACACAACACGTTTAACAAGAAGGATTCAGGGCGGACGGCCAAGCCCCGATTCTCATCCACTGGATGACGTTCCTTTGGGGGTTTTGCACTAGTGTAGGGGACTTCTGGGGAATGTGTGAGTACCGTCCGATgcttgtttgttagctcaaTACCCCTAGCAGTATGCGTGATGCACTACAGTAGGACGAGACCTATCCCGTATAGTCCATAAGCTTACAACAACAAATGAAAATGGCTGAGTACGGATTATGAAGGCAATAACAGGATTTTGTATGATGTTTTGTATATGAGAAACTGTGTATTCTAGATAAGTTTACACATTAGCTGACCCTGAAAACGCATAGGAGAGTTGACCCGAGGTCTTAAGCTAACAAACTAACCAGTACTGGATAAGTGTACCTGGATGACATCATGGCAGCTGAAAGTCGCGAAAACTACACTAGGGATGGACTCATTGGTTACCTCACCCATTGTATGGATTTGACAGTTCGAACGAAGCAGGCCCGTTATCAGCTTCAGgaaatgaaaaagaaaaaaacagagGTAGGTTTTTTGGCCCCCATTTCGCGATCATGAACAGTCTATGAAGGGGATAATTAGGTACCTAAATTCCCATCTCGCGCTGCGCCGTATCTGTACAGTCGCGACCTCAAGTAGCTGAAAGGGATCACCAGGCGGATCACAGGCTCGTCCACAACCAGATTGATGAGACTCGATACCGCTCGTTGTAGTTAGCTAAGAAAGACCGTTGCAAAACTATAATAGGGATTACAACAATTCGAAAACACATTGGCTGGAGTCCCTTTAGCATATTTCAATCTGGAAATTGCCTAACAATTCAGACCAAACGTGTGTTAAAGAAACTTGGATGCGTAATAAGGGTATACCCAAGGTATAATGTCAAAGGTCTTAAGCATTCTGTCTAGGACCGTGACGAGACAGGTACGGGAAAAGGGATCACGGATTCAGGGGAACACACGGGATGACAGGGCGCAGCAGTCAAACGGAATGCCATGCGGCGCCCGCTGTCAGGGCATTTTACTGTCAGCTCAGTGGGTCGTCCCGCTGCACCGGAGCGGCATCTGCACATTTTGCGGGGCGTCCCGCAATTGTTCGGCAGACCGGGCCCATTTCATCCCATCCCTTTGGATATGGACATAGGTCCATTGTTTTGTTTGAAGGGATTGTTAGGATGATAGTATCGGATGACAGGCGACAAACAGTTTGATAGATTTCCAGGCAGGGAGTAAAGAGATTGAAATGGGGTAAGTAAAGGTAAGCGGAAGGCTTTATAGTAAATCTTTAAGACATGTTGTACAGTCTAGTACTGGGTTCATTAttagctcgagacctcgtGTCAACTTTCCTGTACGTTTTGATGGCTAATTAATGCATAATCTTACCTTGAATACGCTGTTTCTAAGATTCAAAATGCTATATCAAATCCTGCTTATGCCTTTTGACCTGACCTTATGATCTCTGATACTGATCGGAGTAAATTTCGTCTAGTGCACTATgtatattgtattactagGAGTGCCTAGTGTACCAAACTAATAAGGAAACACAAGAAAGTCAAGAGCTACAAGATAGCATACCGTTAGTACTTTGTATTAGGCCAAAGCCCGCTCATCATTATGTATTTCCATTGTAGGTATATAGAGTGTAAAAACCATACAAGAAGTTGAATACTTCATTAAATCATCCACATTACATGCATCTCATTATTTCGTATCCAATACAACATCTCGGGGTATCATATCCCTGCCTCCAATCAGGCAGTAAAAGCCCTCTTACTCTTAGCAGCATACTTAATCGTGAAGGGCTCGGTAGTCTGCGTCTCCCAGTCCAGGGGCCACTTGCTGTTCCCGTAGATCTTGAGCGCCTTAAGCGTGATCTTGTAAGTGTCAGCAGGGGCGTAGGTGCCATCAGAGAGAGCACCATCCCAGTTCCACTCAAAAGTACCGCGGGGGTTCCAGCGGGCCGGGAAAGTGAGGACCTGGCCGATGGTCTTGCCCTTGGAGTTGACGACGTCGGCATGGACCTCGGCGGAGCCCATGCTGAGGGTGAGTACGATTGTCGGGTAGACGGTGGTGGCGTACAGGGTGTCGTTTGCCTTGCCGGCGGGAGGCAGGGTGAAGGTGGTGCCGGCGGCGACGGGCGCGTAGGTGGCGTCGCTGGATTGGCTGAGGTAGCTGTTCTGCTTGTCAAGGACGGTGACAGAGCGCATACTGCCGACGACGCCCTGGTAGGGGAGCGAGTAGCCGGTGGAGTCGGTGCCGTTGAGGGTGATGTAGCCCGAGTAGACGGGCAGGCGCTTGGCATCGAGACCCAAGGGGGGAATGGCGAGGACGGTGACGGTCTTCTTCTGGCCAGGGTTCAGAGTGAGCTTGGCGGGGGTGAGGACGAGGGTAGCCTTAGCATCGACGAGCTCGTTGGGGAAGGCAGCAGGGCCGATAGAGGTATCATTAGCGAAAGTATAGGCGGTAGCAGCGCTGGTATGACCGAGCTGGTAAGTGACGGCCTTCTTGCCAGTGTTGGTAACCTCGAAGCTCTGGAGGGGCTTGAAGTGCTCAGTGTCGTTGAAGGAGATGCTGGAGACGCTGAGGAgggcgttggcgttggcagCATCCCAAGCCTGGATCAGACCGGCACCCTGCTGGGCAACCGGGGCAAGCATGGGGTAGGTCTTGGTACCATCATTAAAGAGGTTAGGGTGGGCAGTGGCGGAGAAAAGGTTCTCGAGGACCTTGGGGTCCTTAGTGCCACGCTTCTGCATGACGAGGGCCCAggtggcagcagcaagagGGCAGGCCATGGAGGTACCAGAAAGTACAGCATAGGAGCCAAGAGCACGGGGATAGGTGGAAAGGATCATACCGCCGGGGGAAGAGATCTGGGGCTTGACATCAACCTCGTAGGTAGGGCCCCAGGATGTGTAGGTGCTGAGGAAGCCAGGGGTAGCGGTGTTGGGGAAGTTGTTGAGGTTCTTAGGGGCGGTCTCAGGATCAGCCATGTTGACAGTAACCTGAGTGCCGGCCTGGAGGGCCTTGATCCAAGCAGCACCAGTTTCGGAAGTGACCATAGCAGCAGCCTTGACATCCGCAACGGCGCTGACATCGACCTTGGTAGATCCAGAGGCGTTGTTGTAGTAGATGATATACTTGGCTCCCTTGGCGGCAGCGTTCTGAGCCTTCTGGACGAAGGTGCAGGTACCACGGCGGATGAGAACGATGTACTTGGAAAGGTCAGGGGTGTCATCGGGGAAAGCCTCGCAGCCGTTGGCAGCATCGGCAGTGTTGAAGTTGACGGACCAGACAGGAAGGCTGACATTGGCCCAGGCGCTGGGGGAACCAGCGGTAAAGCCGAAGGTCGAAAGGGAGCCGTTAGCGACAGAGTAAGAGGCCTCGCTGAGAAGAGCAGGGGCAAGTATGTTGTCGACAGAGGCGACTGCGGTAACCCTTTTGCCGTTGGCGGCAGTAGAAGCGTAGAAGATACCCGTAGCACCATCGTTTCCGGCAGAGACAAGGCAGGGAACACCCTTCTCGACGATCCTACTGACGACGGCAGCCCAAGAGTCCTCGGGCCAACCAGAGGCACCACCGATGGAGGCGGTGATGATGTCACTGCCATCATCGTAGGCCTTGAGGTAAGCCTCGATGAGGATATCGTtaccaacatcaccactgcaGCCGAACACACGGTAAGCACCGAGGGTCACATCCGGGGCAGCGCCAATGATGCCATAGGGGTTGTTGGTATTCGCTGATAACAGACCTAGGACGTGACTTCCATGACCATTACATGTGTCCATAGGATCTGAGTCGGGTACGGGAGTGTTGGAGCCGTTGAAGTCATCCCCGACCAAGTCGGTACCGTATGAGACCAAGCAGCCGGGGCCGAAGCAGCCGCCGAGGGCAGGGTGAAGATAGTCGACACCAGTGTCGATGACGGCGATCTTGATGCCCTTGCCAGTAATACCGGAATCCCTGAATTTGTTGACCTGGGTCATGAGATGGGGGGAGAAGGTGTCGTTGCCAGTGTCACGTTTGGCGACAACCTCCTGAACGGCGCTACCAGTGGAGTGAACCGTGTGCTCGGGGATGGAGTAGCGCCTGACAGGGTACAGGGCCTTGACGCCAGACATGGCAGCAACCTTACTGGCGAGGTCATCGGCCTTGTTGAGATCCTTGAACTGGAAGGAAGCACCCTTGAAGAGCTCATGGCGAATATCCTTGCGGATGGTGGCATCGCCCTTGATGGAGGCGAGGATGGAGGTAGGATCCTATTAAGCACATATGATTAGCATAAGGCATCCC
Proteins encoded in this region:
- a CDS encoding CTP synthase, whose protein sequence is MPSSPKMKFVLVSGGVVSGVGKGIIASSCGLLLKTLGLKVTAIKIDPYINVDAGTMNPKEHGECFVLHDGGETDLDLGNYERYLGVDLARDNNITTGKVYQQVIENERKGKYLGRTVQVVPHVIDAIIDTINRVSRVPVDKSGEEPDVCIIELGGTVGDIESMPFVEALTQLRHRAGKNNFINIHVSYVPVVNGEQKTKPTQHAVKSVRSAGLIPDLIACRCEKPLEQGTINKVASSCQVEVNQVLAVRDMPTIYQVPLLLEEQGLLRELKETLKLDDVKLSPARVSQGQEVWAKWQKIVPLGYAETVDIVLVGKYVELHDAYLSVIKALEHSAMRCGRKLNLIWVDSEHLEEKTQKEDPTKYHKAWHDVCVAKGILVPGGFGHRGTEGMIRAAQWAREQKTPFLGVCLGMQVAVIEAARNLCELKDATSEEFDANAEHRVIIFMPEGSKEKLGGTMRLGTRSTHFQPGSEFSKLRALYGEATTIEERHRHRYEVNPDYIEKLEQSGLIFIGKDDSGERMEVVEIKDHPYYVGVQYHPEYTSRVLDPSRPFLGFVAAAIGCLDQITKEILQDAGFANGSINGAHF
- a CDS encoding serin endopeptidase, with the protein product MVRLGLATTLLAAASFAQAAHQKAPAVVPGAYIVEYEDSHDPTSILASIKGDATIRKDIRHELFKGASFQFKDLNKADDLASKVAAMSGVKALYPVRRYSIPEHTVHSTGSAVQEVVAKRDTGNDTFSPHLMTQVNKFRDSGITGKGIKIAVIDTGVDYLHPALGGCFGPGCLVSYGTDLVGDDFNGSNTPVPDSDPMDTCNGHGSHVLGLLSANTNNPYGIIGAAPDVTLGAYRVFGCSGDVGNDILIEAYLKAYDDGSDIITASIGGASGWPEDSWAAVVSRIVEKGVPCLVSAGNDGATGIFYASTAANGKRVTAVASVDNILAPALLSEASYSVANGSLSTFGFTAGSPSAWANVSLPVWSVNFNTADAANGCEAFPDDTPDLSKYIVLIRRGTCTFVQKAQNAAAKGAKYIIYYNNASGSTKVDVSAVADVKAAAMVTSETGAAWIKALQAGTQVTVNMADPETAPKNLNNFPNTATPGFLSTYTSWGPTYEVDVKPQISSPGGMILSTYPRALGSYAVLSGTSMACPLAAATWALVMQKRGTKDPKVLENLFSATAHPNLFNDGTKTYPMLAPVAQQGAGLIQAWDAANANALLSVSSISFNDTEHFKPLQSFEVTNTGKKAVTYQLGHTSAATAYTFANDTSIGPAAFPNELVDAKATLVLTPAKLTLNPGQKKTVTVLAIPPLGLDAKRLPVYSGYITLNGTDSTGYSLPYQGVVGSMRSVTVLDKQNSYLSQSSDATYAPVAAGTTFTLPPAGKANDTLYATTVYPTIVLTLSMGSAEVHADVVNSKGKTIGQVLTFPARWNPRGTFEWNWDGALSDGTYAPADTYKITLKALKIYGNSKWPLDWETQTTEPFTIKYAAKSKRAFTA